Proteins co-encoded in one Catenulispora sp. EB89 genomic window:
- the cysD gene encoding sulfate adenylyltransferase subunit CysD, whose protein sequence is MEAGDTARTAARRSVPTGRLPYLDILEAESVHIVREVAGEFDRPVLLFSGGKDSAVLLHLAMKAFRPAPVPFPLLHVDTGHNFAEVVDFRDRTAAKHELRLFVASVQDFIDDGRLAERADGGRNQLQTVPLLAEIEHRRFDAVLGGARRDEERARAKERIFSLRDEFGAWDPRRQRPELWSLYNGRHSPGEHVRVFPLSNWTELDVWRYIERESIDLPEIYFAHEREVFLRDGMWLTAGAWGGPTNGETPTRRQVRYRTVGDMSCTGAVDSAAFDIPAVIAEISGSRLSERGATRADDRLSEAAMEDRKREGYF, encoded by the coding sequence ATCGAGGCAGGCGACACCGCGCGCACCGCCGCCCGGAGATCGGTTCCCACCGGCCGACTGCCCTACCTCGACATCCTGGAGGCGGAATCGGTCCACATCGTTCGGGAGGTGGCCGGCGAGTTCGACCGGCCGGTGCTCCTGTTCTCCGGCGGCAAGGACTCCGCCGTGCTGCTCCACCTGGCGATGAAGGCGTTCCGGCCCGCGCCGGTGCCCTTTCCGCTGCTGCACGTGGACACCGGCCACAACTTCGCGGAGGTCGTCGACTTCCGCGACCGGACGGCCGCCAAGCACGAGCTGCGACTGTTCGTGGCCTCCGTCCAGGATTTCATCGACGACGGCCGGCTGGCCGAGCGGGCCGACGGCGGCCGCAACCAGCTGCAGACGGTGCCGCTGCTGGCCGAGATCGAGCACCGCCGCTTCGACGCGGTCCTGGGCGGCGCCCGCCGGGATGAGGAGCGAGCCCGCGCCAAGGAGCGGATCTTCTCCCTGCGCGACGAGTTCGGCGCCTGGGACCCGCGCCGCCAGCGGCCGGAGCTGTGGTCGCTCTACAACGGCCGCCACAGCCCGGGCGAACACGTCCGGGTCTTCCCGCTGAGCAACTGGACCGAACTCGACGTGTGGCGGTACATCGAGCGCGAGAGCATCGACCTGCCGGAGATCTACTTCGCCCACGAGCGCGAGGTGTTCCTGCGCGACGGGATGTGGCTGACCGCCGGCGCGTGGGGCGGCCCGACGAACGGCGAGACACCGACCCGCCGCCAGGTTCGCTATCGCACCGTCGGCGACATGTCCTGCACCGGAGCCGTCGACTCAGCCGCCTTCGACATCCCGGCTGTCATCGCCGAGATCTCCGGCTCCCGCCTGTCCGAGCGCGGCGCGACCCGCGCCGACGACCGGCTGTCCGAGGCCGCCATGGAGGACCGCAAGCGCGAGGGCTACTTCTGA
- the cysC gene encoding adenylyl-sulfate kinase — protein MPTPSDKDVRGSGATVWLTGLPSSGKSTIARAVAERLVERGHRTQILDGDEMRQRLCADLGFSKEDRQTNVLRIGFVAELLASQAVLVLVPVIAPYAMSRATVRGHHEACAVPYLEVHVAAPLEVCAVRDVKGLYAKQAAGLLSGLTGVDDPYEVPESPDLRLHTHELTIDGSVDAVWALLVERGLA, from the coding sequence GTGCCCACACCGAGTGACAAGGATGTGAGGGGGTCCGGCGCCACAGTGTGGCTGACCGGACTGCCCAGTTCCGGAAAGAGCACCATCGCCCGAGCGGTCGCCGAGCGGCTGGTCGAGCGGGGCCACCGGACCCAGATTCTGGACGGCGACGAGATGCGTCAGCGCCTGTGCGCGGACCTGGGCTTCTCCAAGGAGGACCGGCAGACCAACGTGCTGAGGATCGGGTTCGTGGCCGAGTTGCTGGCGAGCCAGGCGGTGTTGGTCCTGGTCCCGGTGATAGCGCCCTACGCCATGTCCCGGGCCACGGTCCGCGGACACCACGAAGCCTGCGCCGTCCCCTACCTGGAGGTCCACGTCGCCGCGCCGCTCGAGGTCTGCGCGGTGCGCGACGTGAAGGGCCTGTACGCCAAACAGGCCGCCGGCCTGCTGTCCGGTCTCACCGGCGTCGACGACCCCTACGAAGTCCCGGAATCGCCGGACCTGCGGCTGCACACCCACGAGCTGACGATCGACGGTTCGGTCGACGCCGTCTGGGCGCTGCTCGTCGAACGCGGCCTGGCGTGA
- a CDS encoding MFS transporter has translation MPEPKDPAPAGGTPGPRRSLLARNRDFRWFWGGQTVSVVGAQVTAVALPLTAAITLDAGPGAVGAIAAATYLPNVAFPLFAGHWIEKCRRRPVMIGADVARAVLVGAVPVAYLLHHLSLALLAAVAFGVGGASVVFDVASFAYLPDLVGEQDLGGANQAMQGSTTAAQVSGPGLAGLTVQLAGPALAMVVNAASYVGSVVGIAAGRSESRPPPGQSRKGLLEGVRQLLANPYLRGLTAHAALYNVGSQMLTVNLVIWLTKVRHTSVGVYGLALSATGAGAFVGTMGVLRLMGRVGFGRAYAGALLLFAGLPLALAALPFSGNALGAAVAAVEVVAGVGLGAANVLSTTLRQAVIPRGALARSIGGYRMLIFGVIPLGGGLGGAIGQVFGARTGVAAGTAAMALSALPMLGSRIRALRSPGDARLDQAVSGAPALDGTVGADRESVS, from the coding sequence ATGCCCGAGCCGAAGGACCCCGCGCCGGCCGGCGGCACACCCGGGCCGCGCCGGTCGCTGCTGGCCCGCAACCGCGACTTCCGCTGGTTCTGGGGCGGGCAGACCGTCTCGGTGGTCGGCGCCCAGGTGACCGCCGTCGCGCTGCCGCTGACCGCGGCGATCACCCTCGACGCGGGGCCGGGCGCGGTGGGCGCGATCGCGGCCGCCACCTACCTGCCCAACGTGGCCTTCCCGCTGTTCGCCGGGCACTGGATCGAGAAGTGCCGGCGCCGGCCGGTGATGATCGGCGCCGATGTGGCGCGCGCCGTCCTGGTCGGCGCCGTCCCCGTGGCCTACCTGCTGCACCACCTCTCGCTGGCGCTGCTGGCGGCGGTCGCGTTCGGGGTCGGCGGCGCCAGCGTGGTCTTCGACGTCGCGAGCTTCGCCTACCTCCCGGATCTGGTCGGCGAGCAGGATCTGGGCGGCGCCAACCAGGCGATGCAGGGGTCGACGACCGCGGCCCAGGTGAGCGGTCCGGGCCTGGCGGGCCTGACCGTGCAGCTGGCGGGCCCGGCCCTGGCCATGGTGGTGAACGCGGCGAGCTACGTCGGCAGCGTGGTCGGGATCGCGGCCGGCCGGTCGGAGTCCCGGCCGCCGCCCGGGCAGAGCCGCAAAGGGCTGCTCGAAGGGGTCCGGCAACTGTTGGCGAACCCGTATCTGCGAGGCCTGACAGCGCACGCCGCGCTCTACAACGTCGGCTCCCAGATGCTGACGGTCAACCTGGTGATCTGGCTGACGAAGGTGCGGCACACCTCGGTCGGGGTCTACGGCCTGGCCCTGTCGGCGACCGGAGCGGGTGCGTTCGTCGGCACCATGGGGGTGCTGCGCCTCATGGGCCGCGTCGGATTCGGCCGGGCCTATGCCGGCGCCCTGCTGCTGTTCGCGGGGCTGCCGCTGGCCCTGGCGGCGCTGCCGTTCAGCGGGAACGCGCTCGGTGCCGCGGTCGCGGCGGTGGAGGTGGTCGCCGGCGTGGGGCTCGGCGCGGCCAACGTGCTGTCCACCACGCTGCGCCAGGCGGTGATCCCGCGCGGCGCGCTCGCCCGGTCGATCGGCGGTTACCGGATGCTGATCTTCGGCGTCATCCCGCTGGGCGGCGGGCTCGGCGGGGCGATCGGGCAGGTGTTCGGAGCCCGGACCGGGGTGGCCGCCGGGACCGCCGCCATGGCCCTGTCGGCGTTGCCGATGCTCGGGTCGCGGATCAGGGCGCTGCGATCTCCGGGAGACGCCCGCCTCGACCAGGCGGTTTCCGGAGCCCCGGCGCTCGACGGCACCGTCGGCGCGGACCGCGAATCCGTATCCTGA
- a CDS encoding MbtH family protein: MPAIAANEPIYAVVVNVEEQYSVWPADREVPAGWRAVGTTGTKQECLDHIGLVWTDMRPASLREAQG; this comes from the coding sequence ATGCCTGCCATTGCTGCCAATGAACCGATCTACGCCGTGGTGGTCAACGTCGAAGAGCAGTACTCGGTCTGGCCCGCGGACCGCGAGGTCCCGGCCGGCTGGCGCGCCGTCGGGACGACGGGCACCAAGCAGGAGTGCCTGGACCACATCGGCCTGGTCTGGACCGACATGAGACCGGCGAGTCTGCGCGAGGCGCAGGGCTAG
- a CDS encoding GNAT family N-acetyltransferase, with protein MTSASAPGLMIAIGTAADATEEWAERVAVLTRAAYAGSDPWPILPAPDGATESAESVLRFVARGGMVWTATDPADGDLIAVLRTEPRADASGFPAWFVSRVGTAAAHRGTGVGRRLLAEVEQAAIRHAVAVLRLDAVIERCVPPFYAALGYRVVAHLLAEDDKLLTEVAMERAPVLARRACPPFPMTNPVTAAAPVPQEPATAVLLWFLDGASLAALPCPESDTLASALAHARRVLGQDLPLAGADLWRGSAQEFADTVRAIPGARTERGTSALRFSGGRADNRAHLMPRTHHRDLWAAFRPAPGAEPPITSFPVMPPRQRSVR; from the coding sequence GTGACGTCCGCGTCCGCACCAGGGTTGATGATCGCCATCGGTACGGCGGCCGACGCCACCGAGGAATGGGCCGAACGGGTCGCCGTACTCACCCGCGCCGCCTATGCCGGTTCCGATCCGTGGCCGATCCTGCCGGCTCCCGACGGGGCGACGGAGAGCGCTGAATCAGTACTGCGCTTCGTCGCCCGTGGCGGCATGGTGTGGACCGCCACGGATCCGGCGGACGGTGATCTGATCGCGGTCCTGCGGACCGAGCCGCGGGCTGATGCGTCCGGGTTCCCCGCCTGGTTCGTGTCCCGGGTGGGGACCGCCGCGGCACATCGGGGGACCGGTGTGGGCCGACGGCTGCTGGCGGAGGTGGAGCAGGCCGCGATCCGGCACGCGGTGGCCGTGCTCCGGCTCGACGCCGTCATCGAGCGCTGCGTACCGCCGTTCTACGCGGCACTGGGGTACCGCGTGGTGGCGCACCTTCTGGCCGAGGACGACAAGCTGCTGACCGAGGTGGCGATGGAACGCGCCCCGGTGCTCGCGCGCCGAGCGTGTCCTCCGTTCCCGATGACGAATCCGGTGACGGCTGCCGCGCCGGTTCCCCAAGAGCCGGCCACCGCTGTCCTGCTGTGGTTCCTGGACGGCGCTTCCCTGGCCGCGCTGCCCTGCCCCGAATCCGACACGCTCGCCTCAGCCCTTGCTCACGCGCGGCGCGTTCTGGGCCAGGACCTGCCGCTGGCCGGGGCGGATCTGTGGCGCGGGTCCGCGCAGGAGTTCGCCGACACCGTGCGGGCGATTCCCGGTGCGAGGACCGAACGCGGGACGTCCGCACTCCGTTTCTCAGGCGGGCGGGCCGACAACCGGGCCCACCTCATGCCGCGCACGCACCACCGGGACCTGTGGGCCGCCTTCCGTCCCGCTCCCGGCGCCGAACCACCGATCACCTCTTTCCCTGTCATGCCGCCGAGACAAAGGAGCGTTCGTTGA
- a CDS encoding BtrH N-terminal domain-containing protein encodes MNDSTTHTIAGVSAWRHDLVGCLWTSAGTVLGFHGAPVIETLGAAWSFRHFPGDVRREEYYYPCAPGVSLWEAIAPYHPVKSTWCEPSDPDEGWEQVRAEVLAGRPVIVAADNFELPFRPAYRDVHTNHLVTVYGFDDKRGTARVLDAVPPRFDGDIGIKELTAARDSANPILHDRDMFFTDRPIANRWLRVEMDVAAFPAFDPATVRATIRRNLDGFAGSTGPGLSGLAGQRTYLEECVTRLSAGEAIWEELFLVAGAVLAHTALHADWLTTAADRFGYQGLREAARAVERVAHHWSAVRIAGVLTRDAQVSAERLSRRFAVLQGDHARAVADLEYALANW; translated from the coding sequence ATGAACGACTCGACCACCCACACCATCGCCGGCGTGTCCGCGTGGCGCCACGACCTCGTCGGCTGCCTGTGGACCAGCGCGGGCACCGTGCTCGGCTTCCACGGCGCGCCGGTCATCGAGACCTTGGGGGCGGCCTGGAGCTTCCGGCACTTCCCGGGCGACGTGCGGCGCGAGGAGTACTACTACCCCTGCGCTCCCGGCGTCTCGCTGTGGGAGGCCATCGCCCCCTACCACCCGGTGAAGTCCACCTGGTGCGAGCCTTCGGACCCGGACGAGGGCTGGGAGCAGGTGCGGGCCGAGGTCCTGGCCGGCCGGCCGGTGATCGTCGCCGCGGACAACTTCGAACTGCCGTTCCGCCCCGCCTACCGGGACGTCCACACCAACCACCTGGTCACCGTGTACGGGTTCGACGACAAGCGGGGGACGGCCCGGGTGCTGGACGCCGTGCCGCCCCGCTTCGACGGCGACATCGGCATCAAGGAGCTGACCGCCGCCCGGGACTCGGCGAACCCGATCCTGCACGACCGGGACATGTTCTTCACCGACCGGCCGATCGCGAACCGCTGGCTGCGGGTCGAGATGGACGTCGCGGCCTTCCCGGCCTTCGACCCGGCCACGGTCCGGGCCACGATCCGGCGCAACCTCGACGGATTCGCCGGTTCCACCGGCCCCGGACTGTCGGGTCTGGCGGGCCAGCGGACCTACCTGGAGGAGTGCGTGACCCGGCTGAGCGCCGGAGAGGCGATCTGGGAAGAGCTGTTCCTGGTGGCCGGCGCGGTCCTGGCCCACACCGCGCTGCACGCCGACTGGCTCACCACCGCCGCCGACCGCTTCGGATACCAGGGGCTGCGCGAAGCGGCGCGCGCGGTGGAGCGGGTCGCGCACCACTGGTCGGCGGTGCGGATCGCCGGCGTCCTGACTCGCGACGCCCAGGTGTCGGCCGAGCGGCTGAGCCGCCGGTTCGCGGTCCTGCAGGGCGATCACGCCCGCGCGGTCGCAGACCTCGAGTACGCGCTCGCGAACTGGTGA
- a CDS encoding amino acid adenylation domain-containing protein: MVDQSKPAAGEGRAGEALSDARAVLLDQMVRRRRMAAAAGQRIVPAAREGLLPVSEQQRYLWFLHQVLPDVPVYNMAFPLRLRGSLDQAALRTALHSLVNRHEALRTRFGADRGVPYQIIDPEPAEAPLRSVDVRDQAPDRRWPRAVELVTEEVRRPFDLAAGPLFRALLVRAGEDDHVLTLTVHHITCDGWSTGILTRELAELYDAARDGRSPQLTALEITPVDHAVWQRGGAAAALADRQLEYWRQALADLPAVDFPADRPRPTQRTGLGEALTQDWPAELIDAAKKTAAAENTSLMAVLSAALVTVLARHTGQRDLAFGSVFSGRGRTELEPVVGFFANTLVLRVDAAGDLSARELIARCHHTVVDALANQDVPFGTVVEALHPDRMGERNPLFQISFNLLPDQVYDTFHLDGLEVENVAPAVGVSRFDLSMQLAVRPDGSGSYQAEYSTDLFERGRIERFVTHFRTALEAIVADPSRPVAAIEILPPAERERLIDTWNPAPVDFGTGHLLLHDLVAARAAEDGSRPAVRFEGVDLTYGDLDARANRLARLLQDEYGVAPGAVVGFLLHRGPEVPTVQLGVLKAGGAWLPLDPAHPAGRIGYQCSNADVRAVVTTRALAGLLPPDVPSIVLDDPADAARLAGLDPTAPPCAARPDDVAYVIYTSGSTGNPKGVQVPHRAAVNFVGAAAGLLFSITPADRVLQFANPTFDVSVFDVYAALCSGATCVSAPTAVLHDPGPLAQLMRAESVTVADIPPAVLGMLDDADLPDLRALFVGLEAFPAELVNRWRTATRAFHNGYGPTEATVACVDYECPAEPLAASPPIGRAMANCRAYVVDALGDLVPQGVPGELCIAGKQLARGYLGQPAMTAEKFVPCPWGAPGERMYRTGDVVRWRADGELEFLGRVDRQVKIRGLRVELGEIEHAMAAFPGVRHAAVVVAAADGGPRLDAYVVADGASAGFVAELRAYLADRLPLHMVPTTFTPLDRLPLTSSGKLDHKLLPEPAARPETIVPPATATERELAGIWSSLLGVDLARIGQGESFFALGGSSLQATQLIARIRDAFFVDLDVRELFNRPLLHQVAEFLDARISADLGADELAALQAQVADLSEQELDRLLAAGDE, translated from the coding sequence ATGGTCGACCAGAGCAAGCCAGCCGCCGGGGAGGGCCGGGCCGGTGAGGCCCTGTCGGATGCGCGAGCGGTGCTGCTCGACCAGATGGTGCGCCGGCGGCGGATGGCCGCGGCCGCCGGGCAGCGGATCGTCCCGGCCGCCCGGGAGGGGCTGCTGCCGGTCAGCGAGCAGCAACGCTACCTGTGGTTCCTGCACCAGGTGCTGCCCGACGTCCCGGTGTACAACATGGCGTTCCCGCTCCGGTTGCGCGGGAGTCTGGACCAGGCGGCTCTGCGCACGGCGCTGCACTCGCTGGTGAACCGGCACGAGGCGCTACGCACCCGGTTCGGCGCCGACCGGGGCGTGCCGTACCAGATCATCGATCCGGAGCCCGCCGAAGCGCCGCTGCGGAGCGTGGACGTCCGCGACCAGGCTCCGGACCGACGCTGGCCGCGGGCCGTGGAACTGGTCACCGAAGAGGTCCGGCGGCCGTTCGATCTGGCCGCCGGCCCGCTGTTCCGGGCGCTGCTGGTCCGCGCCGGCGAGGACGACCACGTCCTGACCCTCACCGTCCACCACATCACCTGCGACGGCTGGTCGACCGGCATCCTCACCCGCGAGCTGGCAGAGCTCTACGACGCCGCTCGCGACGGCCGGTCACCGCAGCTCACCGCGCTGGAGATCACGCCGGTCGACCACGCGGTGTGGCAGCGCGGCGGCGCGGCCGCGGCGCTGGCGGACCGGCAGCTGGAGTACTGGCGGCAGGCGCTGGCGGACCTGCCGGCCGTCGACTTCCCGGCGGACCGGCCCCGGCCGACCCAGCGGACCGGGCTCGGCGAGGCGCTGACCCAGGACTGGCCGGCCGAGCTGATCGACGCGGCGAAGAAGACCGCCGCGGCCGAGAACACCTCGCTGATGGCGGTGCTGTCCGCCGCGCTGGTCACCGTGCTCGCGCGGCACACCGGGCAGCGCGATCTGGCCTTCGGCTCGGTGTTCTCCGGACGCGGCCGCACCGAGCTGGAGCCGGTCGTGGGCTTCTTCGCCAACACCCTCGTGCTGCGGGTCGACGCGGCCGGCGACCTCAGCGCCCGCGAGCTGATCGCCCGCTGCCACCACACCGTCGTGGACGCCCTGGCCAACCAGGACGTGCCGTTCGGGACCGTGGTCGAGGCGCTGCACCCGGACCGGATGGGGGAGCGCAACCCGCTCTTCCAGATCAGCTTCAACCTGTTGCCCGACCAGGTCTACGACACGTTCCACCTGGACGGCCTGGAGGTGGAGAACGTCGCGCCGGCGGTCGGCGTCTCCCGCTTCGACCTGTCGATGCAGCTGGCCGTGCGTCCCGACGGCAGCGGGTCCTACCAGGCCGAGTACTCCACTGATCTCTTCGAGCGCGGACGGATCGAGCGGTTCGTCACGCACTTCCGCACCGCCCTGGAAGCCATCGTCGCCGACCCCTCCCGGCCGGTCGCGGCGATCGAGATCCTGCCGCCGGCCGAACGCGAACGGCTCATTGACACTTGGAACCCGGCCCCGGTCGACTTCGGCACCGGCCATCTGCTCCTGCACGACCTGGTGGCCGCGCGGGCGGCCGAGGACGGCAGCCGTCCGGCGGTGCGTTTCGAGGGCGTGGACCTGACCTACGGGGACCTCGACGCCCGCGCCAACCGCCTGGCCCGGCTGTTGCAGGACGAGTACGGCGTCGCCCCGGGCGCCGTCGTCGGCTTCCTGCTGCACCGCGGCCCGGAGGTGCCCACCGTGCAGCTCGGCGTGCTCAAGGCCGGCGGCGCCTGGCTGCCGCTGGACCCGGCGCATCCGGCCGGGCGGATCGGGTACCAGTGTTCGAACGCCGACGTCCGCGCGGTGGTCACCACCCGCGCGCTGGCCGGGCTGCTCCCGCCGGACGTGCCCTCGATCGTGCTCGACGACCCGGCCGACGCCGCGCGCCTGGCCGGCCTGGATCCGACGGCGCCGCCGTGCGCGGCCCGGCCCGACGACGTGGCCTACGTCATCTACACCTCGGGCTCCACCGGGAATCCCAAGGGAGTCCAGGTCCCGCACCGCGCCGCCGTCAACTTCGTCGGCGCCGCCGCCGGCCTGCTGTTCTCGATCACCCCCGCCGACCGGGTCCTGCAGTTCGCCAATCCGACCTTCGACGTGAGCGTCTTCGACGTCTACGCCGCGTTGTGCAGCGGCGCGACCTGTGTCAGCGCACCCACGGCGGTGCTGCACGACCCGGGGCCGCTGGCCCAGCTCATGCGTGCCGAGTCCGTGACCGTCGCCGACATCCCGCCGGCGGTGCTCGGCATGCTCGACGACGCCGACCTGCCGGATCTGCGGGCGCTGTTCGTCGGTCTGGAGGCGTTCCCGGCCGAGCTGGTCAACCGGTGGCGCACCGCCACCCGGGCGTTCCACAACGGCTACGGGCCGACCGAGGCGACGGTCGCGTGCGTCGACTACGAGTGCCCCGCCGAACCGCTGGCCGCCTCGCCGCCGATCGGCCGGGCCATGGCGAACTGCCGGGCCTACGTGGTGGACGCGCTCGGCGACCTGGTGCCGCAGGGGGTTCCCGGGGAGCTGTGCATCGCCGGGAAGCAGCTCGCCCGCGGCTATCTGGGCCAGCCGGCCATGACCGCGGAGAAGTTCGTGCCCTGCCCGTGGGGCGCCCCGGGAGAGCGGATGTACCGCACCGGCGATGTGGTCCGCTGGCGGGCGGACGGCGAGTTGGAGTTCCTCGGCCGGGTCGACCGCCAGGTGAAGATCCGGGGCCTGCGGGTCGAGCTGGGCGAGATCGAGCACGCGATGGCCGCCTTCCCCGGCGTCCGGCACGCCGCGGTCGTGGTGGCCGCCGCCGACGGCGGGCCGAGGCTGGACGCCTACGTGGTGGCCGACGGCGCTTCGGCCGGGTTCGTGGCAGAGCTGCGGGCGTACCTGGCCGACCGCCTGCCGCTGCACATGGTCCCGACCACCTTCACCCCGCTGGACCGGCTTCCGCTCACCAGCAGCGGGAAGCTCGACCACAAGCTGCTGCCGGAACCCGCCGCGCGGCCGGAGACGATCGTGCCCCCGGCCACCGCGACCGAGCGGGAACTCGCCGGGATCTGGAGCAGCCTGCTGGGAGTGGACCTGGCGCGGATCGGGCAGGGCGAGAGCTTCTTCGCGCTCGGGGGCAGCTCGCTGCAGGCCACGCAGCTGATCGCCCGGATCCGCGACGCCTTCTTCGTGGACCTGGATGTGCGCGAGCTGTTCAACAGGCCGCTGCTGCACCAGGTGGCGGAGTTCCTCGACGCCCGCATCAGCGCCGACCTCGGCGCCGACGAACTGGCCGCGCTCCAGGCCCAGGTGGCCGACCTGTCCGAACAGGAGCTGGACCGGTTGCTCGCGGCCGGGGACGAGTGA